The genomic segment TCGCTCCCGCGGAGGGATATCCGGCGCCGTGTTGGTCTTCCGGGACGTGACCGAGCGCCGCCGCGCGGAGGCCGGACTGGCGCGGCTGGCGGCCATCGTCGAATCGTCCGACGACGCGATCGTCGGGAAGACCCTCGACGGAACCATTCGGTCGTGGAACGCCGGGGCGGAGCGGCTGTTCGGGTACACCGCCGGTGAGGCCATAGGCCGGTCCATCACACTCATCGTCCCACCCGAGCGGGTCGCCGAAGAAAAGGCCCTGTTGGACCGACTCGTTGCCGGGGAGCGGGCCGAACACTTCGAAACCGTTCGCGTGACGCGCGACGGCCGGCGGCTCGACATCTCGCTGACCATTTCACCGATCCGCGATAGAGAGGGGCGGGTGATCGGGGCCTCGAAGGTCGCCCGCAACGTGACGGATCGTAAGCTCGCAGAAGCCGAACGGGCGCGCCTGACCGAGACGCTCGAGTTGGCCCTGTCCGCCGCTGATCTCGGCACCTGGGTGTGGGACCCGGTCACGGATCTGGTCACCCTTTCGGACCGGGCGGCCGACATCTACGGTGTGCCCGCGGGCCGGAAGTACACCCGCGAGTGGCTGCGGGGCTTGCTCCGCCCCGAATACCGCCAGCCCGCACAAGAGGCGGCCCGGCGCGCGGTGACCGAGCGCGGGGACTATGACACCGAGTACCAACTCGACCACTCCCAGAACGGGCGCGTCTGGATCGCTGTCTGGGGCCGTGGGGCGTACGACCCGGCCGGCGAGTTGGTGCGGATGCTCGGCGTGTGCCAGGACGTGACCGCGCGGCGGGGGGCCGAAAATGCCCTCCGGGCCAGCGAGGCGCGCGTCCGGTTAGCAACGGAGGCCGCGGGACTGGCCGTGTGGACGTGGGAGCCCGCTGCCGACCTCGTCGTCTGGGAGAACGATCGCCCCTACGAACTCTTCGGCGTCCCGCGGACGGACGTGCCGATCACGGCCGGCCGCTTCGTGGCCGAGTTCCTCCACCCCGACGACGCCCCCGGCTTCGCACGGGCCGTTGCCGGTACGCTCGAAACGGGGCAGCGGTTCCACTTTCGGGGGCGGTTCCGGCGGCCGAACGGCGATCTCCGCTGGATCGAACTCACCGGCCGGCTGGAACCCGCGGCGCCCGGCGCGCCGGCGCGCATCGTCGGGACCGGGGCGGACATCACCGACCTCACGCGCGCCGCCGAGCGCGAGCGCCAGACCGCGGTCGAAGCGCTCGCGGCGGCCGAAGCGAACGCCAAGTTCCGCACCTTCTTCGAACAGGGGTCGAACTTCGCCGGCGTGATGAAACTCGACGGAACGCTGGTGGAGGCCAACCGCCTCTGTCTCCACGCCTGCGGGTACGCGCGGGAGGACGTGATCGGGCGGAAGTTCTGGGAGTGCGGGTGGTGGAACCGGTCACCGGCCGTGACAGCGGCGGTGCGACGCGGTTCCGAGGGAGCCGCCGAAGGCCGGCCGGTCCGCCTCGAAACGCCGTATTACTTCGCGGACGGGAGCGAGCGCATTATCGATCTGGTTCTGGCGCCGGTGACCGACCCCGCGGGCCGCGCGCTGTTTGTGGCCGCGACCGGGACCGATGTCACCGATCGCACACGGGACGAAGCGGGGGTCCGGTTCCTGGCCGATGCCAGCGCGTCCCTCGCGGAACTCGTGGATTACGAGAGTACGCTCGGACGGATCGCCAATCTGGCCGTCGGCGGGTTCGCCGACTGGTGCGTGGTGGACGTCCTGGACGCGGCCGGTGAGCGGCGGCGGTTGGCCGTCGCCAACCCGTCGGCCGGAGAGGCGCTCGCGCGAGGAGCGGGTGCCGCGTTCCGGCCCGGACGGGACGCGATCGCCGGGATCCCGCACGTCCTCCGGACCGGCGAACCGGTGGTGGTTCCCGACCTGACCGCGCTGGACCCGGCGACCGACCCACAGGGGGAGCGGATCGTCGAACTCCGGACCCGGGGGGTCCGGTCGTATTTGTCCGTCCCGCTCCTCTCGCGCGGGCGGGTGATCGGCGGGATGACGTTTCTGAGCACCTCATCCCGGTACCGGTACGGACCGGCCGAGCTGCGCGTGGCCCGTGACCTCGCGGCGCGGGTGACCACCGCGATCGAAAACGCGTCCCTGTACCTCGCGCTCCAGGAGCAGGACCGGCGGAAGGACGAGTTCCTGGCGACGCTCGCCCACGAGCTGCGCAACCCGCTCGCGCCGATCCGCAACGGGGTCCAGATCCTGCGGACCGCCCTCCCCCCCGACGCGCGCCTGGGCCGCACGCTCGGGATGATGGAGCGGCAACTGGGTCACATGGTTCACCTGATCGACGACCTGATGGACGTGGCCCGTGTGTCCAGCGGAAAG from the Frigoriglobus tundricola genome contains:
- a CDS encoding PAS domain S-box protein, translating into MRQGFDRGVIVGIVLLAVMTVAIAATSHVSTRALRAGSRRAAHSLTVLDGIGTVRSDTRKLQAEQRAYLITGLDEWVRPYEDAAAALRADAAALAARTAQDPDQHQRALAAQRDIETGIANMNEVVRLRGRPKGHEAVVALARERGRRSFVDPLLETLAEMDRAERGRQAALETEADEAYTRSVFYGAITAALGLVAIGTFVVLLRRSVRARTRAAARLDEQRELLNATLFSIGDAVIATDARGNVTFLNPVAEALTGWSRDDARGVPIDRVFHIVNESNRAPVENPALQALKHGKIVGLANHTVLVARNGVERPIEDSAAPIRSRGGISGAVLVFRDVTERRRAEAGLARLAAIVESSDDAIVGKTLDGTIRSWNAGAERLFGYTAGEAIGRSITLIVPPERVAEEKALLDRLVAGERAEHFETVRVTRDGRRLDISLTISPIRDREGRVIGASKVARNVTDRKLAEAERARLTETLELALSAADLGTWVWDPVTDLVTLSDRAADIYGVPAGRKYTREWLRGLLRPEYRQPAQEAARRAVTERGDYDTEYQLDHSQNGRVWIAVWGRGAYDPAGELVRMLGVCQDVTARRGAENALRASEARVRLATEAAGLAVWTWEPAADLVVWENDRPYELFGVPRTDVPITAGRFVAEFLHPDDAPGFARAVAGTLETGQRFHFRGRFRRPNGDLRWIELTGRLEPAAPGAPARIVGTGADITDLTRAAERERQTAVEALAAAEANAKFRTFFEQGSNFAGVMKLDGTLVEANRLCLHACGYAREDVIGRKFWECGWWNRSPAVTAAVRRGSEGAAEGRPVRLETPYYFADGSERIIDLVLAPVTDPAGRALFVAATGTDVTDRTRDEAGVRFLADASASLAELVDYESTLGRIANLAVGGFADWCVVDVLDAAGERRRLAVANPSAGEALARGAGAAFRPGRDAIAGIPHVLRTGEPVVVPDLTALDPATDPQGERIVELRTRGVRSYLSVPLLSRGRVIGGMTFLSTSSRYRYGPAELRVARDLAARVTTAIENASLYLALQEQDRRKDEFLATLAHELRNPLAPIRNGVQILRTALPPDARLGRTLGMMERQLGHMVHLIDDLMDVARVSSGKVLLRKERVDLRDAAGSAVETIRQAIDTNRHEMDVRLPDEPLVISADRTRLTQILANLLNNAAKYTPPGGRIVLTAAGSGTEAVIRVTDTGIGIPADMLHRIFDMFTQVGTSLDRAQGGVGIGLTLVKRLVEMHGGSVTAHSPGPGRGSEFVVRLPLAPAEIGDRTAASLAGGRSGSEPRLTILVVDDNRDAADTLCDLLGLKGHEVLTANDGPEALRVLEAFRPNLILLDLGLPGMNGFEVARRVRENPDLRGVTIAALTGWGQDEDRRRTREGGFDHHLVKPVNIDDLDTILTGLRRDHE